A DNA window from Selenomonas sp. oral taxon 126 contains the following coding sequences:
- a CDS encoding YicC/YloC family endoribonuclease has protein sequence MSTQRRSMTGYGAGTAENADYRVTVEIKAVNQRFLEIAPHMPRAFGAWENDLRALIRTRVARGKLDVYVNFEDRSEKQYDVHVNEGLARAYYAALGKVARAVDAPLNDGVRMTAEYDGVISVCEQADITGARTVFLDAAAQALTALDAMRLAEGAHIARDFEKRLALLEEQRAQVKEIAPQIVADYRAHLADVLAEFKEVTHDETRIVQEAALYADRVNITEELVRLASHFAQFRAILAEEEPVGRRLDFLLQEINRETNTIGSKANNAAAQQIVVAMKNEVEKLREQVQNLE, from the coding sequence ATGAGTACGCAGCGCAGGAGCATGACGGGCTATGGCGCGGGGACGGCGGAGAATGCCGACTACCGCGTGACGGTCGAGATCAAGGCGGTCAATCAGCGGTTTCTTGAGATTGCGCCGCATATGCCGCGCGCGTTCGGTGCGTGGGAGAACGATTTGCGCGCCCTTATCCGCACGCGTGTTGCCCGCGGCAAGCTCGATGTCTATGTGAACTTCGAGGATCGCAGTGAAAAGCAGTACGATGTCCATGTCAACGAGGGACTGGCGCGTGCGTACTATGCGGCACTCGGAAAGGTCGCCCGCGCAGTGGATGCACCGCTAAACGATGGCGTGCGGATGACAGCAGAGTATGATGGGGTGATCTCCGTGTGTGAGCAGGCGGATATCACGGGCGCACGCACGGTGTTTCTGGATGCGGCGGCGCAGGCACTCACGGCACTCGATGCGATGCGGCTTGCCGAGGGGGCACACATCGCACGCGATTTTGAGAAGCGGCTTGCACTGCTTGAGGAGCAGCGTGCACAGGTGAAGGAGATCGCACCGCAGATCGTGGCGGACTACCGTGCGCATCTCGCGGATGTTCTGGCGGAGTTCAAGGAAGTCACGCACGATGAAACACGCATTGTGCAGGAGGCGGCACTGTATGCCGACCGTGTGAACATCACGGAGGAGCTTGTGCGGCTTGCGAGTCATTTCGCTCAGTTCCGTGCGATCCTTGCCGAGGAGGAGCCGGTCGGACGGCGGCTTGACTTTCTCCTGCAGGAGATCAATCGTGAGACGAATACGATCGGCTCGAAGGCGAACAATGCCGCCGCGCAGCAGATTGTTGTCGCGATGAAGAACGAGGTCGAGAAGCTGCGCGAGCAGGTACAGAATTTGGAGTGA
- a CDS encoding DUF370 domain-containing protein codes for METVSIGFGDIVLAGRMVAIVAPTSMSVKRMVQDAREAGRLIDATYKRRTRAVIVLDSGHIVLSALQPETIAGRMTNAKEAAE; via the coding sequence ATGGAGACTGTGAGTATCGGGTTCGGCGATATCGTCCTCGCGGGGCGCATGGTCGCCATCGTTGCGCCGACCTCCATGTCGGTGAAGCGCATGGTGCAGGATGCGCGCGAGGCGGGGCGGCTCATCGACGCGACGTACAAGCGGCGGACGCGTGCCGTCATCGTTCTGGACAGCGGCCACATCGTACTCTCGGCACTCCAGCCGGAGACGATTGCGGGGCGCATGACAAATGCAAAGGAGGCGGCAGAGTGA
- the gmk gene encoding guanylate kinase, which translates to MKKGLLIVISGASGTGKGTVCKELLTRETGIAYSVSATSRAPREGEEDGREYYFRTREEFETMIATGAFLEYADVYGNYYGTPLAPIEERRAAGEDILLEIDTQGALNVMERCPDGTFIFLLPPSLEELRRRITGRGTETEESLARRLAAARDEIQLGKRYRYAVLNDTVEAATDRIQTILAAERLRADMDISQFEI; encoded by the coding sequence GTGAAAAAGGGACTTCTCATTGTGATTTCGGGCGCGTCCGGCACGGGTAAGGGGACGGTCTGCAAGGAACTGCTCACACGTGAGACAGGCATTGCCTACTCCGTCTCCGCGACTTCGCGTGCCCCGCGTGAGGGGGAGGAGGACGGACGCGAGTATTATTTCCGCACACGCGAGGAGTTTGAGACAATGATCGCTACGGGTGCTTTTCTCGAGTATGCGGATGTGTACGGCAACTACTATGGCACGCCGCTTGCGCCGATTGAGGAGCGCCGTGCGGCGGGCGAGGACATCCTGCTCGAGATCGACACGCAGGGCGCCCTGAATGTGATGGAGCGCTGCCCCGACGGGACGTTCATCTTCCTCCTGCCGCCCTCGCTCGAGGAGCTGCGCCGCCGCATTACGGGGCGCGGGACGGAGACGGAGGAGAGCCTCGCGCGGAGGCTTGCGGCGGCGCGCGATGAGATACAGCTCGGCAAGCGTTATCGCTACGCCGTGCTCAATGATACAGTGGAGGCGGCGACGGATCGGATTCAGACGATCCTCGCAGCGGAGCGTCTGCGTGCGGATATGGATATTTCGCAGTTTGAAATTTGA
- the rpoZ gene encoding DNA-directed RNA polymerase subunit omega → MKTNVEIGMVNPSTDELLTKVDSRYGMVVLAAKRARQLLEGDPVKSERARSTKNVTNAFEEIAEGKISYDLCKESV, encoded by the coding sequence ATGAAGACGAATGTGGAAATCGGCATGGTCAATCCCTCGACGGATGAGCTGCTGACGAAGGTGGACAGCCGCTATGGCATGGTTGTGCTCGCGGCGAAGCGTGCGCGGCAGCTGCTCGAGGGGGACCCCGTGAAGTCCGAGCGCGCGCGTTCGACGAAGAACGTCACGAATGCGTTTGAGGAAATCGCCGAGGGCAAGATCAGCTATGACCTCTGCAAGGAGAGCGTCTGA